The Candidatus Methylomirabilota bacterium DNA window GCGTGCGCGGCGGTCAAGAACGGATTGTGCGACCACGGGCTCGTTACGGTGCGAATGCCCGGCGGCACGCTCGAGGTGGACGTCCGGCCGGACTGGTCCATCCGCCTCAAGGGCCCAGTGGAGGAGGTCTACGCCGGCACCTTCTCCCGCGACCTCATGGACGCGCTCAACGCCAAACCCGCGCCCGATTGACACCGCGGTCCTAGCCCCAGGTGCCTTCGCCGGCTTTAGGTGGGGCCGAGGGGGCGCTCTTCGGCAGGCGCATGGCCCTGGCGACCAGGTTATCGCGGACGCGGTCGGGGACGAAGAGGGCCATCGCCGCCCGGATCTTGGCCTCGCGGCCGACCACGTAGCGGGTCTTGGGCTTCGCGGCCGTGAGCGCGTGCTCGACGGCGCGCGCCACGTCGACAGGAGCGACGGCGTTCTTCGCCGCGTGCGCCGCCGTCTTCTTCACGGCCTCGATCGCCTCCGCGTAGAGCACGAAGGTCTCGGGAGGGGCGGCGCCAAGCATAGCCGCGGCGTTCTTTGCGGACTTCTCCCAGATGGGCGTGGCGACCGCGCCCGGCTCGATGATGGACACCGAGATGCCCCAGGGCGCGAGCTCGAGTCGGAGCGCGTCGGTCAGCGCTTCGAGGGCGAACTTGGAGGCGCTGTACGCGCCCGTGAAGGGCGTGGCCATGCGGCCGGCGATCGACCCCATGTTGACGATGCGGCCGCGGCCCGCCCGGATGAGAGGCAGGAAAGCCTGCGTCACCGCGACCTGGCCGACCACGTTGATCTCGAGCTGCCGTCTCAAATCGGGCAGGGGAAGGAACTCGATCGGACCCGGCACGACGATACCGGCGTTGTTGACGAGTCCCGCGAGGCCGGCGGCTCCCACGGCGCCGGCTACCGCGCTGGCCGCCGTCGAGATCGAGACGGTGTCCGTGACGTCGAGTGAGATGGGAGTGAGCCGCGCCGAACCCAGGGCTCGGAGCGCCTCCGCATCGCCCTGCCTGCGCACGCCCGCGAAGACTCTCCAGCCCAACTGGTCCAGATGGAGCGCGCAAGCGGAGCCGATGCCTGTCGAGGCGCCCGTGATCACGACCGACTTCGCCGGGGCCAAGCTCAGAGGGCGTCCGACAGCCGCTTGGCGGC harbors:
- a CDS encoding SDR family oxidoreductase; the protein is MAPAKSVVITGASTGIGSACALHLDQLGWRVFAGVRRQGDAEALRALGSARLTPISLDVTDTVSISTAASAVAGAVGAAGLAGLVNNAGIVVPGPIEFLPLPDLRRQLEINVVGQVAVTQAFLPLIRAGRGRIVNMGSIAGRMATPFTGAYSASKFALEALTDALRLELAPWGISVSIIEPGAVATPIWEKSAKNAAAMLGAAPPETFVLYAEAIEAVKKTAAHAAKNAVAPVDVARAVEHALTAAKPKTRYVVGREAKIRAAMALFVPDRVRDNLVARAMRLPKSAPSAPPKAGEGTWG